Sequence from the uncultured Draconibacterium sp. genome:
AGCTCCTTTTGCTGGCATTCCTGAAAATTCGTCGACAGCTAGTTTGCACGGAAGTGGAGAGTTTAATGGTTACCAGTTGGGAGATGAAAAAGCGTCGCTTTCATCAAAAGTTTCTGATGAATATGCTCGAAAACTCAGCCACGCATACTATGCTTGTATAAGTTATACTGATGCCCAAGTGGGAAAACTTTTAGATGAATTGGAAAACTTAGGCTTAGCAGAAAACACCATTGTAGTAATTTGGGGCGACCATGGATGGCATTTGGGTGACCATATGGTTTGGGGAAAACACACCATTTTCGAACGGTCGTTAAACAGTGCATTTTTAATAAAAGAACCTGGTCAGTTAAAAGGAAGAAAGATTGATAATATTGTAAGTACAATCGATATTTATCCAACCATAATGGATTTGTGCGGAGTTGAAATGTCCCACAATCCCGATGGAAAAAGTTTGGTTCCTCTTCTAAAAAATTCAATAAATAGTTGGGAAAATGTAGCTTATGGATTTTATAGAAATGGAATTTCATTACGAACAGAAAGGTATAGGTTAACTAAATACTATAGAAGTCAGCTGCCTGAATTTGAGTTGTACGATCATCAAACTGATCCTTATGAATCAAACAATATTGCTGAAAAAAAAACGGATATTATAGGAAAATTGTTACCTCTTCTGGAAAAGGGAAATAAGGGAATTTATTAAGTAATCTAATTAGTTATATAGATCGTTCTAATAACTGAATTTCTTTTATCGTTAATTTTCGAATTTCAATTTGTCTACCAAACGGCATAGAATTTATATGGTTATTATTGGCCCTAAATAGGTGTTACTGATTTGTTACCACTCATTAAATAAAAGGACACAGCAATATGAAACAGATAAAGACAATTATTTTAGTTTTACTAACAATTCTGATTGTAATTACATCATGTAGAAATGATAAAGTATTTACGGAATACGAGATAAAAGAATTTTCATTTAAAGGTCATGAAGCAAAGATTGTTTTTCCGCATGAGAAAAATCAAAATAATTATTGGATATGGAGAGCAAGGTTTTGGGGACATGAACCACAAGTTGATAAAGCATTATTGGAAAAAGGATTTCATGTTGCTTATGTTGATGTTTCTAATATGTTTGGAAACAATGAAGCCGTAGAATTATGGAATGATTTTTATAATTATTGCATTTCTGAATACGGATTTAATCATAAAGCAGTATTGGAAGGAATGAGTAGAGGTGGCTTAATTGTTTATAATTGGGCATCAAAAAATACAGACAAAGTTTTTTGTATTTATGCAGACGCACCTGTTTGCGACATAAAAAGTTGGCCAGGTGGTCTGTATAGTGGAAGTGGTAGTCCTGAGGCATGGAAACTCTGTTTGAAAGCATACAATCTTGACACTATTTCAGTCAAGACCATTGATAATATACCAATTAATAATTGTGCAAGTATTGCGAGAGCTGACATTCCAGTTTTACACGTATTTGGCGATGCTGACTCAGTTGTTCCTTATAAAGAGAATACTGAATTATTAGCTGAAAAATTTAAAGAAGCAGGAGGAACAATTGAACTTATAAGAAAAGAAGGGATTGGACATCATCCACATTGTTTAAAAGACCCAAAACCAATTGTTGACTTTATTTTGAAAAGTATTGATTACAAAGAATAACGAGTGGTAACAATAAATATACGTAATGCGGGTCGATTTGGTAAATTTGAACATTACAGCAATTAATAAACACTTTAGCGGTTTGATAGTGAAGTGCCTTGAAATCCCGCACTACGCATATTCGAGCCGTTAGACTAAGTTACTAGTGAGGTCGCCTCGAAAACCCGTTTTGAGACGTACTTTTTAAGTTTTTTAGCCCGTAATTTACACTTTAAACTCTGTGCCATTCGGCCATGTCCCGAAAGCCTGTTTTTCAAATTGCATACTTCCATCTTCACCTTTAAAAATATTAATCCAGGCCTGCCAGTTTTCATTGTCCCATTCCGGATAATCTAAACGGAAGTGACTGCAGCGGCTTTCGGTACGCATTATCGATGCTTTTAGCTTCATTTCAGCACTTATTATCATGTTGCGGGTTTCGTGCGCCAAACGTAATTCGTGCATGTCGGCTGCGCGTAACTTTGGCATGTAGTGGTCGCGTAATTCCTCAACATAAGCTAATGCGGCACGCAACATACTTTCTTTTTTAATGTAAAGCACAAAGTTTGGGATCATTATTCCCTGCAGGGTTTGTGTTACCCAAGCCGGGCTATAACCTGCTTTTCTTTTAAGGGGAGCAAGTATTTTTTCCTTAATTTCCATCTGTTTAGCCTCCGAAATAACGGGTCTTTCTTTTTTTGTTGAATAAGCTGCCGCGGCCTCTCCGGCAATAGCACCTTGTACGGCCGACCCTGCCAACGATGAGCCTATTTGTGTATAAATTGCACCAGCCATGTACGAGCCTAAAGCATCGCCTGCAGCATAAAGCCCCGGAATAGTCGATTCGCATTTTTCGTTAACGGGTACCAATCCCTCTGATTTATGGATTGCCATTCCAGCAGAAGAACCGCCAACCATATTTCCACCCATTCCCGGAGGGCCTCCCCCTTCTCCGTCAGGACCGCCGCCTTTGCGTTCCTTTCTCCCTTCTGGTGGCGGCCCACCTGGCCTGTCTCCTTTGTTTCCGCTTCCCTGAGGAGGTTCATTGTGTTCTCTTTGTTCGCTAAATCCTTCAGGTCTTTGTGGTCCTCCAACCACAACCGAATTTCCATCTTCTGCACCCGGGCGCCCCATTGATACCGGCCCTCCTCCGGTTATGTAGGCCCGGTAGTTCATCTCTACTCCCAAATCGTGACGAATTCCAACTCCGGTAGTTTCACATCTGCGGTCGAACATACCATGCCATCCATCGTAACATGCGGCAGGATTTGTTGCCGAACCACCATGACCATCGTTCCATTCTTTTCCGGTAACCTTAGCACCAATATTGTATGCCATAATTGTTCCGTCGTGCGTAAGGTCGCAAATAGGAAATCCGTTGGGTTTAAAGCCTCCGGCACCGGTGCACAAAATCACACTTCTTGCTTTAAAGAAGTGTATATTTTCTTCATCAACACTAAAGCCTGCAGCTCCGGCAATTTTACCGTTTTCTTTTATCAAATGGGTAATGGTTACCCGTTCAACCAAAGGTATATTTCGTTTTTTTACAGGATTAGTAAAAGCTTTGTTGTACAAAGGCGAATTGAAAAATCCCCACTCGCGAAGTTCGTTTACACGTTCCATTGAATGTTCAGCCACCTGGCGGGTATAAACCGGATTATTTGTGCCAATTG
This genomic interval carries:
- a CDS encoding prolyl oligopeptidase family serine peptidase → MKQIKTIILVLLTILIVITSCRNDKVFTEYEIKEFSFKGHEAKIVFPHEKNQNNYWIWRARFWGHEPQVDKALLEKGFHVAYVDVSNMFGNNEAVELWNDFYNYCISEYGFNHKAVLEGMSRGGLIVYNWASKNTDKVFCIYADAPVCDIKSWPGGLYSGSGSPEAWKLCLKAYNLDTISVKTIDNIPINNCASIARADIPVLHVFGDADSVVPYKENTELLAEKFKEAGGTIELIRKEGIGHHPHCLKDPKPIVDFILKSIDYKE
- a CDS encoding FAD-binding protein: MRKVRTKQNISRRQFIGTAAAGTGAALVGASALSGWAENFTKMDSTELSNREYETDVLVVGGGMAGLFAAVKAHDAGANVILVSKGRLGSSGQTPFAKGIFQYDSNKEKLSIDEFVQQVSASAIGTNNPVYTRQVAEHSMERVNELREWGFFNSPLYNKAFTNPVKKRNIPLVERVTITHLIKENGKIAGAAGFSVDEENIHFFKARSVILCTGAGGFKPNGFPICDLTHDGTIMAYNIGAKVTGKEWNDGHGGSATNPAACYDGWHGMFDRRCETTGVGIRHDLGVEMNYRAYITGGGPVSMGRPGAEDGNSVVVGGPQRPEGFSEQREHNEPPQGSGNKGDRPGGPPPEGRKERKGGGPDGEGGGPPGMGGNMVGGSSAGMAIHKSEGLVPVNEKCESTIPGLYAAGDALGSYMAGAIYTQIGSSLAGSAVQGAIAGEAAAAYSTKKERPVISEAKQMEIKEKILAPLKRKAGYSPAWVTQTLQGIMIPNFVLYIKKESMLRAALAYVEELRDHYMPKLRAADMHELRLAHETRNMIISAEMKLKASIMRTESRCSHFRLDYPEWDNENWQAWINIFKGEDGSMQFEKQAFGTWPNGTEFKV